In a single window of the Bacteroidales bacterium genome:
- the xdhA gene encoding xanthine dehydrogenase small subunit encodes MSNNNSTIKFILDNKIVQIDLSKSEEYTPTTTVLKYLRSLPNHKGVKEGCGEGDCGACTVVIAELDNNKNLKYRAYASCLIFLPMIHGKQLITVENIGSSDNLHPIQKAMVDTDGSQCGFCTPGFIMSLFALYKNKTNPTNDEILDSLTGNLCRCTGYRPIIEAAKIVCSNKVDDHFSENEQSIIELLENINSDKSTIIIETKNQKYFRPVNLKETLKLKKDFPDAILVNGSTDIALRVTKKKEIIPEIIDISGVNEIKYIKEDENFYFFGAGTCLDEIKDFSENKISSLFDILKVFGSKQIRSIATIGGNIGSASPIGDTPPILFTNNASVILKSENNERKFKIEDFFVDYHKTQLKPDEIITEIKIPKHNSNTIIKSYKISKRKDLDISTVSASFRLKTENNIVKDICIVYGGMAAVTKKAKKAEEYLLNKPWTRKEIEKTMILIDEDFTPISDARAGKEARRLMARNLLLKFWDDTN; translated from the coding sequence ATGTCAAATAATAATTCTACCATAAAGTTTATTCTTGATAACAAAATCGTTCAGATTGACCTTTCAAAGTCCGAAGAATATACTCCAACAACTACAGTATTAAAATATCTCAGAAGCCTTCCAAATCATAAAGGAGTTAAAGAAGGCTGTGGAGAAGGAGATTGTGGAGCCTGTACAGTTGTTATTGCAGAATTAGATAATAACAAAAATCTTAAATACCGTGCTTATGCTTCCTGCCTGATATTTCTTCCAATGATACATGGCAAACAATTAATAACTGTTGAAAATATTGGTTCATCTGATAATTTACATCCCATACAAAAAGCTATGGTTGATACTGACGGAAGCCAATGTGGGTTTTGTACTCCCGGCTTTATAATGTCGCTTTTTGCTTTATACAAAAACAAAACAAATCCTACTAATGATGAAATTCTTGATAGTTTAACAGGGAATTTATGCAGATGCACCGGCTATAGACCAATTATTGAAGCGGCTAAAATTGTTTGCTCAAATAAAGTTGATGACCATTTTTCTGAAAATGAACAATCTATAATTGAGCTTCTTGAAAATATAAATTCTGATAAATCAACAATAATTATTGAAACCAAAAATCAAAAATATTTTCGTCCGGTTAACTTAAAAGAAACACTAAAATTAAAAAAAGATTTTCCTGATGCAATATTAGTAAATGGTTCAACAGATATTGCACTCCGGGTTACTAAGAAAAAAGAAATAATACCTGAAATAATTGATATATCAGGTGTTAATGAAATAAAATATATAAAAGAAGATGAAAATTTTTATTTTTTTGGTGCAGGAACATGCCTTGACGAAATAAAAGATTTTTCTGAAAATAAAATATCTTCACTTTTTGATATATTAAAAGTATTTGGTTCTAAACAAATACGGAGTATTGCAACCATAGGAGGAAATATTGGTTCAGCTTCGCCAATTGGGGATACTCCGCCAATATTATTTACAAATAACGCATCTGTTATTTTAAAAAGCGAAAATAATGAACGTAAATTTAAAATAGAAGATTTTTTTGTTGATTACCACAAAACTCAACTTAAACCGGATGAAATAATTACTGAAATTAAAATTCCTAAACATAATTCAAATACAATAATAAAATCATATAAAATATCAAAAAGAAAAGACCTTGATATTTCAACTGTTAGTGCATCATTTAGGTTAAAAACAGAAAATAACATTGTTAAAGATATTTGTATAGTTTACGGTGGAATGGCAGCAGTTACAAAAAAAGCTAAAAAAGCTGAGGAATATTTATTAAATAAACCATGGACAAGAAAAGAAATTGAAAAAACAATGATACTTATTGACGAAGACTTCACTCCTATTTCTGATGCAAGAGCAGGAAAAGAAGCAAGAAGATTAATGGCTCGAAATCTTTTATTAAAATTTTGGGATGACACGAATTAG